A genomic stretch from Sulfuriferula thiophila includes:
- the lptF gene encoding LPS export ABC transporter permease LptF translates to MLFRRALMRELIFNYLGVFLVLLTITLTTLFIRLLGEAARGELAVEAVLAFLGFGVFNFLPLLLSLTLFIAIIMAVSRAYRESEMVVWFSAGLSLTAWIRPILTFALPVVLAIAVLNLAVIPWALSKKDEFRQLLNNRDELSVIAPGMFTESKQADKVYFVEGLASNGTRVKNVFMQSVENHTLGITVAQEGHHQQLSNGERYLVLENGRRYEGVPGQADYKVAEFGRYWMRLEPQTVALHRDFGANALPTLELLQHPTAVNLAEFIWRCGFPISAVILALLAIPLSFVNPRAGRSFSLILALLIFVIYNNMLGIIEAWVAQQKLSFIAGLTGAHLVMATIMVLMFYQRLTVRKLLWWRK, encoded by the coding sequence ATGCTTTTTCGCCGCGCCTTGATGCGTGAACTCATTTTTAATTACCTCGGTGTGTTTCTGGTGCTGCTGACCATTACCCTGACGACGTTGTTTATACGTCTGCTGGGTGAAGCGGCGCGAGGTGAGTTGGCGGTAGAAGCGGTGCTGGCGTTTCTGGGATTCGGCGTATTCAATTTCCTGCCGCTGCTGCTGTCGTTAACTTTGTTTATTGCCATCATCATGGCTGTGTCCCGCGCCTATCGTGAAAGTGAAATGGTGGTGTGGTTCAGTGCGGGGCTGAGTCTGACCGCTTGGATACGACCAATTCTGACTTTTGCACTGCCGGTGGTGCTGGCCATCGCTGTGTTGAATCTGGCGGTAATTCCCTGGGCGTTGAGCAAAAAAGATGAATTCAGGCAGTTGCTGAATAATCGTGATGAGTTGTCGGTGATAGCGCCCGGCATGTTTACCGAATCCAAGCAGGCGGACAAGGTGTATTTTGTCGAAGGTCTGGCCAGCAATGGCACGCGCGTCAAGAATGTGTTCATGCAGTCGGTGGAGAATCACACACTGGGTATCACCGTCGCACAGGAAGGGCATCATCAGCAATTGAGCAATGGTGAACGTTATCTGGTGCTGGAGAATGGGCGGCGTTATGAGGGGGTGCCGGGACAGGCCGATTATAAAGTGGCTGAATTCGGCCGTTACTGGATGCGCCTTGAGCCGCAGACGGTAGCGCTGCATCGTGATTTCGGCGCCAATGCCTTGCCGACACTGGAATTGCTGCAACATCCCACCGCAGTGAATCTGGCGGAATTCATATGGCGTTGCGGCTTTCCGATTAGTGCAGTGATACTGGCATTGCTGGCGATTCCGTTAAGCTTCGTTAATCCGCGTGCCGGGCGTTCCTTCAGCCTGATTCTCGCGCTGTTAATCTTCGTTATTTATAACAATATGCTGGGTATTATCGAAGCCTGGGTGGCGCAGCAGAAACTATCCTTTATCGCTGGTCTGACCGGTGCACATCTGGTGATGGCAACGA